The stretch of DNA GCGAATGCGGAAAAAATCACTTGAAGAGAAATAATGAGCGAGCCCTTAGCCGAAAGAATGAGACCGAGAACGCTCGACGAGTATGTAGGACAGAAACATCTCGTTGGGCCGAATGCCGTGCTGCGCAACATGATCGATGCGGGCCGAATCCCCTCGTTCATCCTTTGGGGACCGCCGGGTGTGGGCAAAACAACACTTGCACAGATTGTGGCCAACAAGTTGGAAACACCGTTCTACACACTCAGTGCAGTGACAAGCGGAGTAAAAGATGTGCGTGAGGTGATAGACAGAGCGAAGTCGGGCAGGTTTTTCGGTTCGCATTCGCCTATTCTCTTCATCGACGAGATACACCGTTTCAGCAAGTCTCAACAAGATTCGCTGCTCGGAGCGGTAGAAAAAGGCGTTGTAACCCTCATCGGAGCCACAACCGAAAATCCCTCGTTCGAGGTGATTCGCCCATTGCTCTCGCGCTGTCAGCTCTATGTTTTACAGCCCCTATCTAAAGAAGATTTGGAGGAACTCATCCAACGGGCCGTACAGCAAGACGTGGAACTGAAAAAGAAAACGATCCGCATCAAAGAGAATACGGCTCTGATTCGTTACAGCGGAGGAGATGCGCGAAAGCTATTGAATATCCTTGAGCTGGTGGTCGAGGCCGCTCTGCCGGGTGAAGAGGTGCTCATCGACGACGAAACGGTGGTCAACCGGTTGCAACAAAACCCATTGGCCTACGACAAAGACGGCGAAATGCACTACGACATCGTGTCAGCATTCATCAAAAGCATCCGAGGTAGCGACCCCGATGCGGCTCTTTATTGGATGGCTCGCATGATTGAGGGCGGCGAAGATCCGCAGTTCATCGCTCGAAGGTTGGTGATCAGTGCGGCTGAAGACATCGGACTGGCTAATCCCAACGCCCTGCTCATCGCCAATGCGGCATTCGATGCCGTGATGAAAATAGGGTGGCCGGAGGGCCGAATTCCATTGGCCGAGGCCGCTGTTTACCTTGCAACAAGTGCAAAAAGCAACTCGGCCTACAACGGTATCAATCAAGCCCTGGAACTGGTGCGCAGTTCTGGCAATCTGTCTGTTCCGCTTCATCTACGCAATGCCCCTACCAAACTGATGCGCGAACTGGGGTATGCCGATGGATATAAATATGCACACGACTATCCGGAGCACTTCGTCCCTCAGCAATATCTGCCCGACGAACTCACGCAAACACGCCTTTGGCAGGCCCAACACTCGCCCGCTGAAGAGAAACTCTATCAACGCATGGTGCATCTATGGGGCGAACGGTATCAATAAATATAGATTTTAAGTTTTCAAAACGATGAATATTGTAGTATTAGACGGCTATTGCGCCAATCCCGGCGACTTTTCCTGGGAGGAATTGGCACAGTTCGGCGAAGTGAAAGTTTACGACCGAACAAGCAAAGAAGAGGTGATTGAACGGGCCAAAGAGGCCGACATGGTGCTCACCAACAAGGTTGTGCTCAAGGGAGAGACACTTCTCAAACTGCCTCGACTTAAATATATCGGCATTTTGGCCACCGGATTCAACATCATTGACGTGAAAGAGACACGCGAAAGGGGCATCGTCGTCTCCAATGTGCCTGCTTACAGCACCGATAGCGTAGCGCAGATGACGTTTGCTCATATCCTTAACATCACCAATCGCATCGAACACTATGCCGATAAGAATCGACAGGGCGAATGGAGCCAAGCTTCCGACTTCTGTTATTGGGATACGCCTCTGCACGAGCTTGCCGGAAAGACGCTGGGAATTGTGGGACTGGGAAACATCGGTTGCAAAGTAGCGAAAATTGCACGATGTTTCGGCATGGATGTTTTCGCCTTTACCAGTAAGAACGCAGCCGATTTGCCCGCAGGTGTTCATAAAACAACGCTCGACGGACTGCTTTCCATCAGCGATGTCTTATCTCTGCATTGCCCATTGACCAAAACAACGCGCGAAATGATGAACAAAGACTCGATTGCCAAGATGCGTCGAGGAGCCATTCTCATCAATACCGGGCGCGGTTCGCTGGTCAACGAGTCCGATGTTGCTCAAGCTCTTGCCGACGGACAGCTATCTGGTTACGGCGCAGACGTGATGACCTGCGAGCCGCCTCAGGCCGATAACCCACTACTCAAGCAGCCCAACGCCTTCATTACGCCCCATATTGCCTGGGCAACTGCCGAAGCACGCGGTCGATTGCTAAAAACAGCCATCGCCAATGCAAAGGCTTTTGCCGAAGGAAGACCACAGAACGTCGTCAACCAATAAAAGAAGAAAAACCGAAAAGACCCGTCTTCAAAAGCAACAACACACCGAAGAATGACTTACAGCGACCCCGAACTGGCGAGTACAGTTCAGAAAATCATCGAGATAACAGGCACTTTTGCTTTCGCCATATCCGGTATTCGGCATGCAGCAGCTAAGCATGTCGACTGGTTTGGAGGGCTTGTCTGCGGTATTGCCGTGGCCATTGGCGGC from Prevotella sp. oral taxon 475 encodes:
- a CDS encoding replication-associated recombination protein A — its product is MSEPLAERMRPRTLDEYVGQKHLVGPNAVLRNMIDAGRIPSFILWGPPGVGKTTLAQIVANKLETPFYTLSAVTSGVKDVREVIDRAKSGRFFGSHSPILFIDEIHRFSKSQQDSLLGAVEKGVVTLIGATTENPSFEVIRPLLSRCQLYVLQPLSKEDLEELIQRAVQQDVELKKKTIRIKENTALIRYSGGDARKLLNILELVVEAALPGEEVLIDDETVVNRLQQNPLAYDKDGEMHYDIVSAFIKSIRGSDPDAALYWMARMIEGGEDPQFIARRLVISAAEDIGLANPNALLIANAAFDAVMKIGWPEGRIPLAEAAVYLATSAKSNSAYNGINQALELVRSSGNLSVPLHLRNAPTKLMRELGYADGYKYAHDYPEHFVPQQYLPDELTQTRLWQAQHSPAEEKLYQRMVHLWGERYQ
- a CDS encoding D-2-hydroxyacid dehydrogenase, translated to MNIVVLDGYCANPGDFSWEELAQFGEVKVYDRTSKEEVIERAKEADMVLTNKVVLKGETLLKLPRLKYIGILATGFNIIDVKETRERGIVVSNVPAYSTDSVAQMTFAHILNITNRIEHYADKNRQGEWSQASDFCYWDTPLHELAGKTLGIVGLGNIGCKVAKIARCFGMDVFAFTSKNAADLPAGVHKTTLDGLLSISDVLSLHCPLTKTTREMMNKDSIAKMRRGAILINTGRGSLVNESDVAQALADGQLSGYGADVMTCEPPQADNPLLKQPNAFITPHIAWATAEARGRLLKTAIANAKAFAEGRPQNVVNQ